From the genome of Apostichopus japonicus isolate 1M-3 chromosome 17, ASM3797524v1, whole genome shotgun sequence:
aatggaagtcgactgcgtttgcctacaagaaacacatattttggaagaagatgtccctctatgggcttatgagtggggtggtgggctgcatgcttcgtttggttcgtcttcatcctgtgacACTGTCATCctcctgtcacctcgtcaggcgggttgtgccactagggtggagacggatcacgagggccgattggtttgcattcttttcaagtatccacagggtaacatctccctttgcaatgtgtatgctcccaatcggccttctgctagacgagatttttttaacacgctgccttcctttgttcctggtagtgctccatgtgtcatggtcggagactttaactgtgtcccagactcgggtcttgacagactcgggtcttctgtgtctgctagtcccgacgctgggatcacagaattggacagattcacttcggcacaccttttagccgatgtctggaggcatatgcacccgtgtagtacggtgtatacgtgggtgaggcctaacggagaagatgcctccaggatagatcgagtgtatgcgcccgtaagttttaaattttcgggttgcgagacgctcagctgtccgctctctgaccatgacactgtggtagcgcgttttgttttgccttccattttcccgatcgggcggggcctatggaagctaactgtcggattcttggcgaggcagaattccgccagggtttcgagaccaggtacaaaggatggcaaacattgaagccggccattgcttctacatcccagtgGCGGGATAatatcaagttgcgcatcaaacgctacgcaattcagtattgcgtgacccgcgcacggcgtcgaagagaaaaattctcgaagctgtgcgcggaggtgaagtttggcgacccttcggcagtcatcgctttgcagacatatctcgatgaaaagtaccacggtgcccgcgtcagggcccgtgtctaagcggtggaagccgaggagcgcccttcactgaggttttaccagtccgttagctcatcggcgggtgacagacgcgtcccgtctgtgcgcgctaccgatgggaccgtggtcagtgaccctcacggcattgtccgcgtatataaagagtattattcgaatttgtttacgcgtggcaatgtcgacttgtcggcacagtctgatttattgaggggaatctcaaaaaccgttccccacgatgtcaatgatattttggggggcggaataaccactgttgagctttggaaggcgctttcgaagatgaagaatggcaagtccccgggttcggacgggctcccgagggagttctaccgaaccttctgggcaataataggacccgacatcagagccgtcttcgaagacgccttccaaaacggactgttaaaccaaagtcaacgtctgggcatgattactttgctgccaaagtctggggaccccttggatccccataacaagcgtccgatcaccttgttaaatgtggactacaagttgctggctaaggctttgtgcaaccgccttgcactggctatgccgcatcttgttggtgatctccagacttgtgcagtcaagggtcattgcatccagcagaacttgtggtcgatgcgcgacttgaccgactttgttattgagcgtgatctgccatgtgcattggtgtctctggaccagcagaaggcctttgacatggtggatcgcggttttttaatgaatgtattggagacgtttcggTTGCACCCAatttttcgtaaatggatttctgttttgtatgaagaaagtttgttctgttatcgtaaatgggttttgttcggaggttttgaacgtagagaggggggtgcgccaggggtgccctctgtctccattactttgttttgtttagcgagtccctctctcgtcttttggaaagggactccaaacttgttccattcgttgtgccagggggtgccaaagtgaaatgcgctcaatatgcagatgacgtgacatgtattgtttcgagtctgggctcctttcgcgcactctcgcaggatctatctatttttgagagagctaccggggcgaagttgaatccggaaaagacaaagggccttcgtcttggtagctggagatacagagatttaccattcggtgcgtcgtggtcggatcagaatatcaaaattaatggtatatggttcggctacgatgcaccttgtgatgtcacctggaacgagagggctgaggtatttcagagcagactcgaaacctttggcacccgctggctttcgatcttggggaaagtcactgttattaatcgtttcgtttcgcccatcttgtggtacccgggagCGGTGTACcctattccgcgtcgcgtcctggtgcggttggagagggcgattttttcattcatatggtctggtggtacagagctggccaagagggcggtattgtaccaaaaactggagaagaggggactaggggtggttcatctgggaagtaagttaacttgtttgttatttaagcaattgtttgtagcggtaactgacccagggttgccttgttcatattttgtacgtttttggggtgggttgcacttgcgtcgatgggttccggcgctgtttagcaacagagaaccgcatagaagcacaccaagcagagtggtgcgtgtcatttgctctgctcttattgagttgccccctgttgacctgtcacggccAGCCCTCGTTCTCAGTTTCTTTGCGGgaatagggccttgaatgcaatttttgtacagggacgtcatcctgtcgaagtatggcgttcggtgcattcaaggctgaatggttgcaggctccgtgatcttgcgtggagaattgcacacggtgccttggtgaccaatctgaaaaggtatcactggcgattgggtgatggactgtgcccgaggaccggctgtgacagcttagaaagtactgcccatgttttttgggcattgcccctttgttttgaacttgtgggagtggtttcagtcctggaccgaccgttcctggtcggtaggacagggctttgttttatatggattagatcctccagtttgttctgttgctgtgttgcagcgtattatttatgtttgttctgttctaaaaaaacttatttggaggaatagctGTGATATTGCTTTTAGGGGGtccctggaggcggtgaagtctgacattcgccttcaagttgaaggcgattttcgccgtttatctggggctgccttttttggacggtggtatGCTGGGTAAGgctgttttgtttcgctgcgtgctggtcgtccttttgtggttttttgaatgtttcagtgggtggttgggcgttttgtctgtacaggtcggtgggcgtatgtacttttttcttttggctcgcttgacctgagtttcgtttgtagGAATGGggtggtttggtagtgccgtttggccgtgacgttttgtatcccgttcgacgggtcacgtaaaaagcacttaTTGTAGAATATGTTCTACCGTTGAattcttttaaatttatttgcAGTGATGACACCATTCTAGAAGCAAGGATGCAGGAGAAGTTGGGGCAATATCATTTGTTGCGAGAGGAGGAGAAAATCCACGTTGTTGTTAGGCGGAGGAAAATTCTCAAATGTGCAGCAGATGCAATAAATTCCCAAGCAgggttttcattttttaagGATCCAGTCATTTGTTTTTCTGGGGAGGAGGCAGTTGACCTTGGAGGTCCAAGAAGAGAGTTTTTTACGTGAGTAACTTGTGTTAGACTAAATTGGCTATATACCAATAGATTAAGACAATGTGCAGAAGTCTATCTATTTGTctgtcaataaatgaaatggGCTACTTCACATGAACCACTTGAAGTGTGAAAATCAGACTTTGTCAAGTTTTCACACCTGTACTGTTGCGtgattttttattccttgcagaatctatgcattcatgatggtgtGTTTATATGTGTGGGTGTTGCTCCATGCAGGGGTAGCGCCAAGCCCCAAATTTAGTGGGTCCGAACTCATTTTTTGGACACCTTAAAAATTGCTACCTCTGATTTTAAGGGACTAATATCCAGGACTAATATTAAGGGGTCCGAGTTCAACAGTCAATTTGCCATTTTCCCAACGATGAGAGGCTACTATTCACTAACCCAGTAGGCCAGTAAGCGGAAGTTCAATGAAAGTCGTTCCAGGGTAACATTTAATTTCTGTCTAACGGGGgctcttttcaatttttttcagaaaaaaaaaagccccCGTGGAAGAGGGCTTGGGCCGATTTTCACCCACTGAGGGCTCTTTCCAAATTCGGAGATGTCATGCCAAAAAATTAACATCTACAATATGAGAGGAGGCGTAAACAAAAATGGGGACCAAAACGGAGATATGCACTTTTTCCGGCAGTATAGGAAATTTCAAAATACTCGGACGCACCATAGTTATTATACTACCCCTGGTTAGGCAGCAACGCGGTTCTGCAGAATATGTTGGAAGTCTCAGTTTTTGCAGTCACGTGACATTGACCGTGCACAAGCGCTGAGCCGAGCAGCTAGCCTAGCGAAGTCTGCGATAACTGTGTATTGATGCTACCATACAGTAGTTACTATCTGTAATTCTACGAAGAACGCAGTATAGAGGCTGTTTCGTCGAATAAAAATGTACGTTGACTATTTAGGGCCGTACCAACTCATCCTCTGCCACGATGGTTTAACGATCAATTTATGGATGGACTAAGACTTGTAGGAAAAATAGGCATAGACGTAAAAAAAGACACTAATGGTAGCAAGCCCTGTAGGCTGTAGTATGAGCTACAAATACAATAGGCCTAGTAAGTGAATGTAAGGTATAATGTACCCCTTTGGCGAGATACAACACTATACAGTAGCCCGTAGTCTGGCCTACAACTTGTACTATTGTACTGCCTACAACGAAACGATACAGCCTACAAATTAGGCCGTaatctataaataaataataccCATTAAGGGAAAATACAACACTACAACGAAACGAATATACTAAAAGTAACACAGCCTACAAGTACAAGACTAGCATTTGCACTGTAGGAGTATGAGGTAATGTTTGGCCTAACGTTACTCATTAGTGCTAACTGTGTAAAAACAGTGAAGTGTTTGTCAATAATTAAACATACAAGTCATGTAAATTCAGTAATTGATTGAGCGTTGTCGTTGGGGGAAACCTGGTATAGTATAGGCTGTAGCAGAGCGGGAACTGCATTGGATTACACAAGGGACTTTGGTTACTGACTCAGTGACTGTGTAAAGCCTACTGTGCTTGCACAAGTTCTCACAGCCTTTTCTTTCGGTTTACCAGTAATGCCCACCTGATTAAAGAATACTTAAATATTCAATGAATGAGTAGAGTACAGTAGAAACTTAGGAAATATGGGTCATGGTAATGTATGGCAGGCTAATATGATTTAGTAACCtaggtctcccccccccctcaccccaccaaAAAGAAAAAGGTGTGTACGTATAAACCTACCAGTAACATGCTCAGTCAGTTCTGGACATTTAAGAATTGTAATTATTACAAAGATGAACAAAGTTAGCTCCTAACCATGCATGTCCtatttgttatgttatttttttattagatAATATACTGTATTGGAAGTTTCCTTCCAGTTTTTGTTTATTATGAAGAAGGTATATGTTTTGTACCTTATAGTAATATTGTCAATTTAAAGTACGTTGGCCTATATTTTAACATGTCTTCaaacatttttgtaacatttgtctTTCTTTCCTGTCAAAGATGCCGGGTGATAACTGTGCAATCGTTGGTTGTGGGACAAGTAGGAGATCAAAAGGGATTGGAATATTTAAGCTTCCAGCTGCAAAAGATGAGGAATACAAGAAATGGCGTGTTCTGCATGGCTGAATGAAATCACCAAAAGCCGAGGCTTTCAAGGAGCAAATTAGAAGAGTGTGTATACCTGTCAGAAACATTTCCTTCCTGGGAATTTTACAAAAGCTGAACAAAGTGGTATGTTTATTTCCAGACAAACATTGGAAGGATTTCAAATAACAACATATTCTTTGATAAAGGCCACCAAGTTCCTTCTTACAGAGGGCATGGAATTTGTATTTGCAGAGCGCTTCTGTCGGGACCCTTTGGAGGAATATTTTGGAGTTCAACGCCAGCTTGGGAGGAGAAATGATAACCCTGATTTGTGCGTTTTTGGGTATAATGATAATTCTATTAGGATTCAAAGGACAATTTCTTGCAATACACGTCGTTATGATCACAAGAGGTCACATGGGAGAATGTTGTGGATGAGCAAGTGCCGAAAAGACAGTATAAGAGAGTACTCTTTTAAGCATGTTTATGATGAATGATCAGAATATGCTTAGGATAAAAGGGCAGAATGCTTATGGCAAACTGTCACtactgatttattgaggggaaacCTTTCAGCTTAGTATGCCTCAAATACCAATTGAAGCCAACTATTTGTTTTATAGGAAACACTATAGTGAAGATCAAGGCATATACATTTAAAAATTATGTTCCACGGCTAGGACAGCCAATATCACAGCTTACTGTACTTATTCCAACCCCCATTTCAGTAGTATGACATCCATACTAGCGGGCTATGAGATTTTAACTCCATGATTTGCCCACTTGTGTGATCTTGTTTGGAAAGATTTTATGTGCTGAAGTTAATATTGCTGCTTGCTTTTCAGAGCTAAGAATTTCAGTAAAGGACAGTGCCTTAAGTTTCATTAACAATGGTATATATGGAAACTACATTCAAGAACAGAATtatgatgaaaacatttttattgTGATACTGCATGTAAATGTTTTGTAATTGCCctttaaataaaataagaaaattataaGTACTTCGTATTGAAACTTATTTCTTCACAGTCTAAAGTATACAATGGTAAAGGGATGAGGATTGTTAGCAGTGGCATATATCTAGACCTTGACTTCAGAGGGTGCAAGACTAATGATCAATGGTATTGAAAACAGGGGTGCCAAGTTTGTTACGTTGTGCTTAAGGAAGACCCCATACTGCTAGTCGCTCCTTGTCAGCCATCCTTTACCATGAACATGTTAACCAAAGTTAAAAATGATTGAGTAACATCagcattgtttgtttgtttcaaatgCTTTCAAAATCCCCTCCCTTTCCAGCTATTGTACTCAACTCTGATTCTTTGcataagttgttttcttttgaacaGTTATCTGAAAGGTCCATCAGAAGATAATGTGATGTATTTGTAAGAGCTTATTAATAACTAGCTTAACAGCAAATGACTTTCTATTGCAAaggaaatataaacaaacaaaaaacaaaaggtgATAAAGGTCATTCAAAAAGTTACTGGTGTATCTTCAAAAAATTTCAATGTGCTTACTctttcaaaataatgaataaaactCAAATTACCTATATTAAGGCCTTTGTGCTTAAGCTCCTTTTCTGAGTTGAGGCATTATTTCATGAATTTTAATAATATCTGTTTTTGTCAATAAAACCAAAACATGATATACAAAGACATCTCCATGGCCCTTAACTTTTattacagtattttttttgtagtttttatACTTATACTGGAGTAGTTCGACTACAAAATAATTGACCTAAGTTTCTATAAAATGATTTGAATAGTACTGTAGCAGTCACATGTTACAAGCACATTGCTGTAGGTCTCCTAATCTTTTGGAGCATCACTAGATCTTTTCAGTTCCCTTCTCAAACCcttctttttggacatttgcTGCCTCCTTTTATATTTCTGCACAAAGTCACGAGTGAATGAAAAAGCTGTAACtctaaaatataaaatactatgcaaaatgcattttgaGAGTTCATCTTCTATGTTGAGGTCGCAGTCAATGCATAAAGTATTGAAGTTGCTTAAAACAGTTTCATGTGTAATAGTTTTATTCAGAATGGATTCGGTATCAATTCGATGCATTCCTGTTGGAGTACAAAGCCTGAAATTTTTTTCACCAACAACCAGTATCCCATAGACACATGCTTTAACCGACCATAAACCACCACGATTCAGTGCTGTCACCAGAGATCCttcatcaactttttttcgTTTAGTTTACGAGCTTCTTGAAACCCGCTCTGAATATTTTGATCTGATTCTATTAAATCTAAGACTAGGTTCATATCATGCCCAAATAGAAAGAGAACATCGTTCGATGAAGCCATCTCTTCGTCTTCCGTAGATAGTGCTAGTGTATTTAATCAGTAAAAGTTCGGCAGCTGAACCAGCTAACATCGATTGTGTGCACGGTCAAGGTCACGTGACACACTTTTTGCACAGTTCAACATAGCTGACAGGCGCCCGTACGCGCTGCATTGTTGCTCGCGGTGCTGCCTAACCAGGGGTAGTATAATAACTATGGACGCACTGAGAAGaggctatttttttttcacgCGTCCACAGCGTCATCAGTGCGTCCTGGACGAACAGACGCACAAAAACGCGACCCCTGGCTCCATGCAAGCACCATACATGGACAATGCCTTGGTGGAAtgagttcaaacttggtgtgtagGTTCCCCAATCCCCATAATAAGTACAAGATCcctaaaggtcatttgagaggGGTCAAAAACTGAAAGCCTTGTAACCACCATAACTTATCAGTGTGGAAATGAACCTACTGATTCTGCTACATGTTACAAGTCATTTGATTGTAATAGGGGTAAAATGTTGGAAACTTTGAAACCAGCAAGCCCAAGTTGTGGCAACCTGACAGAACTTTAATATTGACACCTATTTTGCTTTTACATGGCAATGAATCACAACCTTGTTGTTTTTCTATATTCTATAATTTCTATATTCTAAAAAGAATTGTCAGTGAGCTGAGTGAAATTGAACATGATTTGTGCAAATATAAGAGATCAAAAGTTATTTGCAGTCAATGGGGGGTTAAACAATAGGAATCTCATAGTCACATTTCTCAGCAGTGTTTACTTGAAATTTGGAATTGGGCAATAAAACAGGCTTAAAGTAACCCGCTGAAATTTTGGGTTTTCATCCTcaccaacaccccccccccccacacacacacttttcAGTTTGTGTTCATACTTGGTCCTGCATTCAATCAATTGTGAAATAATGATACATTATCTCTCATCAGGATAGCCACACAGCAATTATCACATCTGGGAATCTTTGAGGGCAAGACTGGCAAGCTATACTTCACCCATGATATTT
Proteins encoded in this window:
- the LOC139954837 gene encoding uncharacterized protein, whose protein sequence is MVSRPQRSLVPANRYVADYIDLLEPDDSSDDELQHVIEDSLKDIDNNRDDTILEARMQEKLGQYHLLREEEKIHVVVRRRKILKCAADAINSQAGFSFFKDPVICFSGEEAVDLGGPRREFFTIATQQLSHLGIFEGKTGKLYFTHDICCFTKGPLWTCW